The Cololabis saira isolate AMF1-May2022 chromosome 5, fColSai1.1, whole genome shotgun sequence genome segment ctacctatacatgcaaagaggaattgggacaccactacattcacgggaacgtgcaaaatttaggggtagggctgaaaagtagggggcGAGGgagtgtattgggactgggccttactCTTTCGTCATAATTACAACATTACCTTCAGCCACATTAATCTACAGACATGAGGATAAGCACAGCTCTGCATCCAGAAGGATTCGGCTAATTATTGCAGAGTTTAGCCTGCCTGGTGGGGCTTCCCTTTGTTAcagttttatttgttgttgagataagataaatctttattgtctcccttaggagaaatttgtcttggacacgagAGGCACAGGCGACAATCACACTCCAACAAACGCAACCCCGAAGTCTTTACCCACACATACAATCAAACCACACTATAGTTAACCCACATCAGTTCCCACTCCCAGTTCCCAGAAAACCCACTACACAATACCCCTGTGTAGAAGAAAAAACCATTGCACAGAGCCCGACTGAACTTATTGCACAGATGTCCACATTATTGCACACATGACCTACATAAAAGAAACGTACACATTATTGCAGAGCCCGACTGAACCTACTGAACCTGTTATTGTTCATGTTGTCCTAGAAGCAACAGGAtgccttcattttgtgtccCACTCGGACTCGAGTAGATGAAAATTGTCACTCTGCTCCTTGTTCATTCATCTATTCACTGAATAGAGGGCTGAATGTTCAGAGGGTGTGACAAGTTGAATTGAAGCACTGTATGCAGCTCTGCACTGATGCATTTAACTATTTTGGAGAGACTGTAAAAATACTTGATTTGGTGTCATTTTGAATGTTAAGAAACTCTTCGATGGACCAGTCTGATGGATTTCTTTTTCCTCCCCAGCCCAGATACGGACCAACAAAAGTGGATCCACTGAATGTGAACCACGGCTTTGTCTCTGGATGTCTGAACTCACACACACTGTCATTACTTTGTTCTGCAGGATGCTTCAAGAAGATCCAGTGCTCTTCCAGCTGTACAAAGATCTTGTGGTGAGCCAAGTGATCAGTGCTGAGGAATTCTGGGCCAACAGGTTAGGAGGTATAAACAATACAGAACCTGCAGCGTACAACGACAAACAGGAAGTTGGTATATCTGGTGCATTTTTGGTGAGTACATCAGGGTTGCACCTCATCCCTCCTGATGCCAGTTATCAGGATGAACAGCTGCCACTTTAACACACCTGGTGTTTCTGGTTTACAGGCCGACATCAGACCTCAGACGGATGGCTGTAATGGCTTGAGATACAATCTGACAGCTGACATTATTGAGTCCATCTTCAGAACGTACCCTGCAGGTATACAGTTACATTTCAGTTTTGAAGTTAGCTCAGACACTGTTACTCTACTGGAAGACGCGAAAAGGCAACAACAAGCTCAGATATTTATTTCAACCAGAAGACTTTAGCAAGGTCAGTCAGAGCGGTAGTGTAGTCTTCACAACTCACATTCTGATTAAATGTGCAGTCGATGTTCTTCATAAAGTACTAACATTTTGGAgtatatgtatttatgtaaaCGTGTGCTTGCAGTGAAACAGAAGTATAGTGAAAATGTGCCTCATAACCTGACGGAGAAGGAGTTCTGGACCCGCTTTTTCCAGTCCCATTATTTTCACAGAGACCGCATCAACACAGGAACGCAGGATATCTTTTCTGAATGTGCCAAGCAAGATGAAAAAGGTTGGCGTTAGCACATTTATAATGTAATTTATGCAAAATAAGCATTGATCCACAAGTTGTTGCTCCTGTGCAGGTTTGAAGTCTCTGGTGATTCAAGGAGTGAAGAATCCTTTAGTTGACCTGCTGTCACTGGAGGATAAAACATTAGATGAGGTGAGATTATTAACTTTCTccacccacgtcttactactaTCATTCATTTAAAGATATCCTTCCTTTCCTGCCTTCGCCACGAAACCTGTTATGTTTGTGACTCAGGGCTATGGAGTTGGTTCAGCATTACCTTCAACCTCCAACGCTAACAAGACGGTGAAGGACAGCAGTAACTCGGCCATTATTAAGCGGTTCAACCATCACAGCGCCATGGTGTTGGCAGCAGGCTCGCGCAAGGGGTAAAGAGGAGCATTACCTCAAACCAAGAACCTCCTGCTCATATTTTCAGTTTTGCAGTAATTGCATCCTGTTTTTAAAGGGATATGCCAACTGACCAAGCCAGTGAAACAAGCAGCACAGATGGAAACTCAAGGGATTCGGACTTCTTTCAACCTCCTGTTAAGAAGGTGTGAGGGATTTGTGGTTTCGTTGCGTTTCCACAAAACAAAACTGTCACTTTCTTAAAATCAGACATCcttttctatcttttttttaGGTTAAATTACAAGAAGCCATAGAATATGATGATCTACAAGGAGAAAACAGACCGAAAACAGTCGCTTTAAACCTGAAGAAGTCCGACAGGTTTGGTTTATCTGCTTCTTTTATCTAAAAGGTTAAAATTGTCAAAATGATTTATTCCTTAAAAGTCATTGTTTTGTTTCTCACATGATGACCCAAGTCCATATTAAATGTACTTGCAATAAAACCCTTGTCATCAAATAATGACTAAAGTCTTTATTTAGTCTGGATGCTGATGAAGGTAGATGTTTATTTCTAATTTTCATTGTTTATtagttagtttgtctctgcgctacTGAAAAATTAGCTTGGAGCCACGAGCAGCTAgattcctttttaattctctcctcagccaccaggtttatgaacatctgcacctcagagttgaatcatgaaacagacttttgcgctgccattgcctgtcgaataaaattaacaacgccgtcagtcgctctttcgctgatgtcacatccggaCTCAGACgttggcggccccgcccccgaccaatcgtgGCGTGTAGTATGATGACatcagatacagggccgactcagccgcttagaacctcggcagaatagatacagaaaaagtatctactcgacacgcctcgacccctagtggaaaagcgcaaagtCGAGTCgggcagagtaggtactagtgtaaaagcgccattagtgtaTTAGTTCTGTTAGCTCTAGTAAAGCCTGCTTATGTTTAATGACTAAGGATGATCAATTGTTTTTAACCACTttttcgttttctttttttattaacacaAGGTATGCTCATGGTCCCATGCCGCTTCAGTCCCAGCAGTACACATCCAGTCAGGATATCATCAACGCGGTCAACTACATCCGGCATGAGGTGGTCAATTACAAACCCAATCTCACTCAGGTTCGTTCATTGCTGTATTTCTGTTAGTTTGTTGTTTCGTTACAGCTCTTCACTAGATGTTTCCATATATTTACTCCCAATACTCAGACTGAAAAAATAATCTGCGTGGCCACGTGGTTTGTTTGTCAAAGTAACTTCATTCAAAATTACTTAAATCGTACTTTTCCACAGAGAAAATACTTTAATTTTTGCTCCTCTGCTGAAGAGGAAGTTCACTCCAGTTCTACTCCAGATGATGCTAAAGTTGCATTTACATTATCATTTTTAGAAGCACCGAAATTCTCCTTTGTCACATCCATCCTTAGTGACCAGCACAGGTCATTGTTTGGATAAAAATACTAATTAAGTTCATTTGCCAAAAATATAGCTGTTAGAGCTCAACAGCTGTTgtttattgtaacagcatctttacagtccACATTAAAAGATCAGTTATACACctgcagctcatccagaactctgcagctccagtcctcactgagaccaacaacgtggaccacatcagtccagatcTGAGGTCTTTACTCTGGCTGCCTGTCCCTCTGAGGagagactttaaagttctgatgctggtttatAAAGATCTGAATGGTCCCGGACCAACATACACCAGGGACCTCCTGACCtggtatgaaccttccagacccctcaggtcatctggtaccagttttttatcagttcccagagtcagaaccagacatggagaagctgcgttcagcttctgtgctccacatgtctggaacaaactcccagaaagcctcagatcagctgaaacacccaGTTTATTTAAGTCCAGGCTGAAGACTCACCTATTCTCAGATGCACCTGAATAAAGATCAGAATCTGCAGTTTAACTTTTAAACTTGAGATAGAAACtggatcatattttaactactgattttatctGATTGTATCTAttgttcttctttctttctttcttttttgttaaaatattaaatcatgcttttttatttgttttaatgtctttgtgaaTTGAATTGTGTCTTTTTAGTCTAAATGAtagaaatattaaaattgtttggaaataaaaatatagatGCTTAATTATTATCAAAACACAGCAAAGCAATGTTGAGTTTCAGGTAAATAACATTTGACCAGATATAAGattttaaagtgttttttttcctcaaatcaGAAGACTTACAGTGGATATAAAAAGTCTTCACATCCTGATGAAATAGCTGGTTTTAAAAATGCAAAGCTAGAAATAGTAATATAAATGTCAGAGTTGTCTTAAATGTTATCTTTAATGTTAACAAAAATCCAGGGAAAGGgaaaaatatttaataattaaggcATAATAAAACGTACCTCTTGACTGTGCAAGTCTTCACACCCTTTCATATTATACATACAACTCAGTgtgattatttcttttttaataaagaaTTATCAAGAAAAATCCagattatttttgtattttagggCTGCAGTAATAGATTTTATGTGATTGTTTCACTGAATGTCTTTAATTGTTGTAAACGTGTTTGCAGGTGATGCCCAGCGCAGCAGCGAGTTCTGCCATTGCAGCGCTCTCTCCAGGGGGCATCCTCATGCAGGCGGGTTCACAGCAAGCCATAAATCGTACGTGTGTGGAGCAGATTagattaaagttttttttattttcttttaaatgattACTGTACATGCTTAAATTCTGCAGCGCAACAAGGCGACCCACAGGTTGCTCCTTTACGTGGTTCCTGCGAAAGCTTCATCTTAATATCTTTATGCTGATCATATTTTCCTTCAGAGATGGTTCCCACTGATGTTCAAGAAGAGTTAAAACATCTTTATGTCGCTGCTGGAGAGTTGTTGAGACACTTCTGGTCCTGTTTTCCTGTAAATACACCTTTTTTGGAGGAGAAGGTAACTAATATtcagtttattaaaaaataaatttgcaCCTCTGCTTGAAAATGTTTATGCAGGAAAAACAAATTTCatgtacattatatatatattaaggcAGTTTTGTGCATTTGTGGGGCTTGTAATTTCTCCCAGGTGACGAAAATGAAATCAAACCTTGAAAGATTTCAGATGACGAAGCTTTGTCCTTTTAAGGAGAAGATTCAGCGTCAGTACTTGAGTACAAATGTAAGTCTCTGAGTTATTTACAGTGAAATTGATGCATTCACGTGGTGCTGAGTTTTTAAgtctcctccatgttcctgcAGCTCACAGGGCACTTGGAGGACATGTTGCAGACCGCCTACAGCAAGTTCCACATCTGGCAAACCCGCCGGATGCTAAGGAAAACCTGACCTCTGATGGTTTCTCAACAAGAAGACGAGAGACTTTAAAGTATGGACAAATAACTTGTGAGGGTCCTCTGGGCGGCTGTGAGAGGACGCCACAGACCTCAGCCCAGTGGAACATGGTTCACAAGGGCTCCGTGAGGATGTTGAGGGATGCTGCTGCAAGCCCAGATTTAACAGAGACTTGCCACATTTCGGTCGCAAATAACTGCATTTACTTTCATCTTCTtatctttgttttttccagtgttaGAAGAATCTTTGCTGAAAATGGTAAAGCAGGACTTTTGAAATTGTATAAAATGACCAAACTTCATCTGAAAatctgaagaagaaaaaaaaaaaaaaaggctctcAGGACAACAGACTGATGTGTAAGATGTAACCAGAGGATGACCAACGTGTTAGTGCACGGACCTGAGAAAGGTTGACGTGCACAAAATTCTTCTGGACACAGAAGCTATGTGGGACAGTGTTGAAAATGTGAAGCAAGAAAGGGGCGTAAAAATAGCAATATTGTTTAGACATTTTGCGCTGGGGTGCGTCAAGTGTGCGTCTCTCCAATCACACTGTCACTGGTCTGTAATGTCTGCACTGAAGACGACGTGTCACGGGATTAAAGTGGGCTTTTGTTCACGTTGTTGGTAGAAAGTTGCAGTATTTCATTTCAGCAAAGCTGTGTTAGTGGTggatagggttgccaactccctgaaaaataaagggACACTTCatcggcagggccggccaacTTGATTACCTTCACTTTTCCTggtgtggtgaatttttttttttagccgcttttttttgttagtgaaacgatttttttttttaactattttgaCTCGaccctgaattgaattagatgcatatttttgaataccATGAACACATAGAAAAcaaattatccagcaattcactttcataacaaataacaaaatgaactgaataaagtaagtatctttcttaaacagaaacctgtcctgcttaacttaaaggagcttgaggctccttttaagaaatgagactctctagcgccacccttcgccacgacggccgttgggggtactgcagccaacagtgaagccggcacgggagaacggggagaacgcacatgcagcgtcatgtgacgtcacatccgcaggacagcgcgggaaattggGCCCCcgcattgcagcacattttgcagcacacagcctgttcaaggcaacggagagatacactagagggctcattctttttggtttggaacgcttcatctgacattactagaacacttaaaacatatacgaatttttttcataaatcctgcctcaagctcctttaaaggggacctattatgaaaaacatgttttttcttgctttaacatatataaagtggtcttccctcagcctgccaactcagagaaggaggaaagcaaccaaattctgcagtgtctgtacagccgccaggaaaagccatccagtctgatgtggcctctatgagccgttcagattctgctccctttcgttacgtaaccaaaatgcaatttgcatcagttggcctccaatgcgtgaaaccatgcccacaactaactctggccggaacaacaacaacaactccgccggccggagcttccactaTTTTCTCGtggcggtgtatcacgtcatcgcgtcaggcagccaatcagcacagtgtctCATCAtaatagcctccccgcccactcagaatcctgcatagatgaGATTAGAGAATGGgcagataaagacatggctcagagactgaatttctaatttatttagcaaaaacaatcaatagcttgtttttaagacattcaaggcctgtttaaaataggtattagatgccataataggtcccctttaaaattgtataaattaatataaaacaatagaaagaaagcagaacatccattctgttaTAGTGcgcatttttagtgcaataacaaaagtgaaaacagaaagtctgtagaaaacttgtaaacatatttgtgcctcaaaggccaagactgtaggctacagttgtagtaaaacagaaaaaaagaacttatgaattcaacagctcaatgccattttccattggcattttat includes the following:
- the gtf2h1 gene encoding general transcription factor IIH subunit 1 — its product is MASLSEEVLLVVKKVRQKKQDGTLYLMAERIAWGPEGKDRFTVSHPYSDIRCQKISPDGKAKIQLQLVLHTGESTTFHFSNESTALKDREAVKELLQQLLPKFKKKANKELEEKNRMLQEDPVLFQLYKDLVVSQVISAEEFWANRLGGINNTEPAAYNDKQEVGISGAFLADIRPQTDGCNGLRYNLTADIIESIFRTYPAVKQKYSENVPHNLTEKEFWTRFFQSHYFHRDRINTGTQDIFSECAKQDEKGLKSLVIQGVKNPLVDLLSLEDKTLDEGYGVGSALPSTSNANKTVKDSSNSAIIKRFNHHSAMVLAAGSRKGDMPTDQASETSSTDGNSRDSDFFQPPVKKVKLQEAIEYDDLQGENRPKTVALNLKKSDRYAHGPMPLQSQQYTSSQDIINAVNYIRHEVVNYKPNLTQVMPSAAASSAIAALSPGGILMQAGSQQAINQMVPTDVQEELKHLYVAAGELLRHFWSCFPVNTPFLEEKVTKMKSNLERFQMTKLCPFKEKIQRQYLSTNLTGHLEDMLQTAYSKFHIWQTRRMLRKT